Proteins encoded by one window of Epinephelus moara isolate mb chromosome 18, YSFRI_EMoa_1.0, whole genome shotgun sequence:
- the crebbpb gene encoding CREB binding protein b isoform X2 yields MADNLLDVGPPTAKRPKLNSPLSVSDGPDLVSLFDLENDLPDELIPNGDLGMGMSSNGGPGGGGPGLNSIVPDAAAKHKQLSELLRPGSSSILGGGLNSASPQQGGMVGSQLGAVLGKSPLGQGSPNHQSPQAQKGGAAAGQGNGSTGMGFNQAMLNSGQGHGVMGQTGQVMNGALGPAGRGRPGMQYQGQGMQGAQVGAGPGVGGSVLAETLTQGGPQLGAHNALNAQQAGNMNKMGMSGAPFGQQYGQAGVQQMGAAGVNAQQLQNKTALSNNLPQFPAELKGAGSVPNMSQMQQQVASVGMVPGAGGVSAGPTADPEKRKLIQQQLVLLLHAHKCQRREQANGEVRACTLPHCRTMKNVLNHMTHCQAGKSCQVAHCASSRQIISHWKNCTRHDCPVCLPLKNASDKRNQQPMLSSPGASLQNAISTVGPGQPSATAINSAATHIDPSSMQRAYAALGLPYGNQSPAQVQGQGQGPNQQNPQGPQHQQLRNMNPLGTNQMNQMAGGMGVPSSDQSGMHSDSSLPSTLNNQLMPDGSVAGGMGNLPAATPLSASGVRKAWHEHVTQDLRTHLVHKLVQAIFPTPDPAALKDRRMENLVAYARKVEGDMYESANSRDEYYHFLAEKIYKIQKELEEKRRSRLQKQPGMVGTAGPQQPGMAPNTMGPGQAVRPPNGPVPMPNMPNQIMNRMQVPQGINQFNPMAMQNAQMSQAPMGARAPSPMNHPQQMNINSVPAMGMSPSRMPQTPGMMGSHANNMVAQPANQGQFLPQGQFTAAAGGAMNVNVGLGQPLTQAAVTQPQNSNLPLNALGTLGTQLPCGPAAQPTLGATPPPNASASLQPQQQQQQQLQQHHAPAQAQVPPQPSTPASTGGPSSTPTHIPSSLPGPPSALGTPDPSQPLTPLQPQTEPPSQMQQPTSVQAQHPSTPLSQAAASIDNRVPTPGSVAELSSQQALPDMSSTEAKPEVKDEEDDSNSGKKQPDVKMEQDDETKPPLVKKEEPDAAEPKQEPMETEEKKPEMKAEPKEEEESGANSTSTASATQNRKKIFKPEELRQALMPTLEALYRQDPESLPFRQPVDPMLLGIPDYFDIVKNPIDLSTIKRKLDTGQYQEPWQYVDDVWLMFNNAWLYNRKTSRVYKYCTKLAEVFEAEIDPVMQGLGYCCGRKYEFSPQTLCCYGKQLCTISRDGTYYSYQNSSPKYGLIADRYHFCEKCFNEIQGNSVTLGDDPAQPQTMISKEQFEKKKNDMLDPEPFVECKDCGRKMHQICVLHYDVIWPSGFICDNCLKKSSKTRKENKFSARNLCKGLQSTRLGTYIEDRVNKYLKRQNHPEAGEVFVRVVASSDKTVEVKPGMKSRFVDSGEMVESFPYRTKALFAFEEIDGVDVCFFGMHVQEYGSDCPFPNTRRVYISYLDSIHFFRPRVLRTAVYHEILIGYLEYVKKLGYVMGHIWACPPSEGDDYIFHCHPPDQKIPKPKRLQEWYRKMLDKAFAERILHDYKDIFKQATEDRLTSANELPYFEGDFWPNVLEESIKELEQEEEERKKEENTASSETTEGAQADSKNAKKKNNKKTNKNKSSVSRANKKKPGMPNVANDLSQKLYATMEKHKEVFFVIHLHAGPVINTLPPIMDPDPLLTCDLMDGRDAFLTLARDKHWEFSSLRRCKWSTMCMLVELHNQGQDRFVYTCNECKHHVETRWHCTVCEDYDLCINCYNAKGHEHQMVKWGLGIDDDSNGQGGEASKSPQESRRLSIQRCIQSLVHACQCRNANCSLPSCQKMKRVVQHTKGCKRKTNGGCPVCKQLIALCCYHAKHCQENKCPVPFCLNIKHKLRQQQLQHRLQQAQMMRRRMATMAGRGMPMPSPPTSAAPDTPNSVQQPNTPQTPQPMPNQPQQQQQQQQQQQQQQQQPPNPANIAQGFPNNGRSSQPPTPVPQGKPGPQSSPLHQQQSPLPNMPHQQPPQPQPPPQQQQQQQQQQQQPLLAALKVARQIEMVAKAKQQQQQQQQQNYAMNGMPMNHPRMMGPMQGQMQMMQGPRGPQVMQAMQQGQWGPGMQNPMQNPQGPQPQVPTQQGPMAPQQAQGNPMPQQGPLMQRPMMPQQQGLQMPGVMPPQGPSQQGMTPQQQNMPRGIPGNIAPSALQELLRTLKSPSSPQQQQQVLNILKSNPHLMAAFIKQRTAKYQATQPQQQQQAQQQNAQAMLGTQAGMQAMAAMANQVQRPVMAPQQQPPQQAGPQGMATMGPQGQMMNAAQNGNPQLYRRQQLFRMQQMQQQQAQQQQQGGMPQGHGQFPQQQPGPASYSQLRMQQQMAMQGGGGPMGQLPPSTQMGQPGMGMDGPQNLLQQRMLQQQQQQMLKQQMGSPAQANSMSPQPHMLQGQAQGGAHLPGQTMANTLGNQVRSPAPVQSPRPPSQQPPHSSPSPRIQPQPSPQHGALHSSSPHPSLGGPMSGSIEQGHMGTPEQSAMLPQLNTPNRGGLSNDMGMVGDTTGDTLEKFVEGL; encoded by the exons ATGGGGATGTCAGGAGCTCCATTTGGCCAGCAGTATGGCCAGGCTGGGGTGCAGCAGATGGGGGCGGCAGGGGTCAACGCCCAACAACTCCAGAACAAGACAGCCCTTTCAAACAACCTGCCCCAATTCCCTGCTGAGTTGAAGGGAGCTGGGAGTGTGCCAAACATG TCCCAGATGCAGCAGCAGGTAGCGTCAGTGGGCATGGTCCCTGGGGCTGGTGGTGTATCAGCGGGCCCAACGGCCGACCCCGAGAAGCGCAAACTCATTCAGCAGCAGCTGGTCCTGTTGCTCCACGCACACAAGTGCCAGCGGCGGGAGCAGGCCAACGGGGAGGTGAGGGCCTGCACTCTGCCCCATTGCCGCACCATGAAGAACGTCCTCAACCACATGACCCACTGCCAGGCTGGCAAGTCCTGCCAGG TGGCTCACTGTGCATCATCCAGACAGATCATCTCCCACTGGAAGAACTGCACGCGGCACGACTGTCCGGTCTGCCTGCCTTTGAAAAATGCTAGTGACAAGAGGAACCAGCAAC CCATGCTGAGTTCTCCGGGGGCTAGCCTGCAGAACGCCATCAGTACGGTGGGGCCTGGCCAGCCCAGTGCCACAGCCATCAACAGCGCTGCCACACACATCGACCCCAGCTCCATGCAGAGGGCCTATGCTGCCCTCGGCCTGCCGTATGGGAACCAGTCCCCTGCTCAGGTCCAGGGGCAGGGACAGGGTCCCAATCAGCAAAACCCCCAGGGCCCCCAGCACCAGCAGCTGCGAAATATGAACCCACTAG GCACTAATCAGATGAACCAGATGGCAGGAGGCATGGGTGTCCCCTCTTCAGACCAGTCTGGCATGCACTCCGACTCCTCTCTACCATCCACACTCAACAA TCAACTGATGCCAGATGGGTCAGTAGCAGGAGGCATGGGAAACCTGCCCGCTGCCACCCCTCTCTCTGCTTCGGGGGTAAGAAAGGCCTGGCATGAACATGTCACTCAGGACCTGCGCACCCACCTGGTGCACAAACT TGTACAAGCCATATTCCCCACCCCAGACCCCGCAGCACTGAAGGACCGGCGAATGGAGAACCTGGTGGCGTATGCCCGCAAGGTTGAGGGTGACATGTACGAGTCAGCTAACAGCAGG GATGAGTATTACCACTTCCTGGCAGAGAAGATCTATAAAATCCAGAAGGAACTGGAGGAGAAGAGGCGCTCACGGCTCCAGAAACAGCCTGGCATGGTGGGCACAGCTGGGCCTCAGCAACCTGGAATGGCTCCCAACACCATGGGCCCAGGACAGGCTGTCCGACCTCCCA ATGGACCTGTGCCTATGCCCAACATGCCAAATCAGATCATGAACCGTATGCAGGTGCCCCAAG GAATCAATCAGTTTAACCCAATGGCAATGCAGAATGCGCAGATGTCTCAGGCACCCATGGGAGCACGTGCTCCCTCCCCCATGAACCATCCACAGCAGATGAACATCAACTCCGTCCCAGCG ATGGGTATGTCCCCGTCAAGGATGCCTCAGACTCCAGGAATGATGGGTAGCCATGCTAATAACATGGTAGCTCAGCCAGCCAACCAGGGCCAGTTCCTGCCACAGGGCCAGTTCACTGCCGCTGCAGGTGGAGCAATGAATGTGAATGTAGGCTTGGGCCAGCCGCTAACACAGGCTGCTGTCACACAG CCACAGAACTCTAACCTCCCTCTGAATGCACTGGGAACTCTTGGCACCCAGCTGCCCTGTGGCCCTGCAGCCCAGCCCACCCTGGGCGCCACCCCTCCACCCAATGCCTCTGCCAGCCTGCAGccccaacagcagcagcagcagcagcttcagcagcaCCATGCTCCTGCACAGGCCCAGGTGCCACCGCAACCCTCTACCCCCGCTTCCACGGGTGGGCCCTCCTCTACCCCTACCCACATACCCAGTAGCCTCCCTGGCCCCCCCTCAGCCCTGGGCACGCCTGATCCCTCCCAGCCGCTCACGCCCCTGCAGCCGCAAACAGAACCCCCCAGCCAGATGCAGCAGCCCACCTCAGTGCAGGCACAGCACCCCAGCACACCG TTGTCCCAGGCAGCAGCGAGTATAGACAACAGAGTGCCCACCCCAGGCTCTGTGGCTGAGCTGAGCTCCCAGCAGGCCCTGCCAGACATGAGCAGCACTGAAGCCAAACCTGAAGTAAAAGACGAAGAAGATGACAGCAACTCTGGAAAGAAGCAGCCTGATGTGAAAATGGAG CAGGACGATGAAACCAAACCCCCGCTGGTGAAGAAGGAGGAGCCAGATGCAGCAGAGCCAAAGCAGGAACCAATGGAAACTGAGGAGAAGAAGCCGGAGATGAAGGCAGAACccaaagaagaggaggaaagtgGGGCCAACAGCACGTCGACCGCCTCCGCCACTCAGAACCGCAAAAAAA TTTTTAAGCCAGAGGAGCTGAGACAAGCCCTAATGCCGACACTTGAGGCCCTCTACAGGCAAGACCCAGAGTCACTGCCCTTCAGACAGCCTGTAGACCCCATGCTACTGGGCATCCCT gaCTACTTTGACATTGTAAAGAATCCCATCGACTTATCCACCATCAAGCGCAAGCTGGATACAGGTCAGTACCAGGAGCCGTGGCAGTACGTGGACGATGTGTGGCTCATGTTCAACAACGCCTGGCTGTACAACCGTAAAACATCCCGTGTCTACAAGTACTGCACCAAACTGGCAGAAGTGTTTGAAGCAGAGATTGATCCCGTCATGCAGGGCTTGGGCTACTGCTGCGGCAGGAAG TATGAGTTCTCACCCCAGACGCTGTGTTGCTATGGCAAACAGTTGTGTACCATTTCCAGGGACGGCACCTACTACAGCTACCAGAACAG TTCACCCAAATATGGCCTTATTGCCGACAGGTATCACTTCTGTGAGAAGTGCTTCAACGAGATCCAGGGCAACAGTGTGACCCTGGGGGACGACCCGGCACAGCCACAGAC CATGATATCAAAAGAGCAgtttgaaaagaagaaaaatgacaTGTTGGACCCTGAACC GTTTGTTGAATGTAAAGACTGTGGACGAAAGATGCACCAGATCTGCGTGCTGCACTACGATGTCATTTGGCCATCAGG CTTTATCTGCGACAACTGTCTGAAGAAGTCCAGCAAAACAAGAAAGGAAAACAAGTTTTCAGCCAGAA atcTATGTAAAGGGTTGCAGTCTACCCGGCTGGGAACATACATTGAAGACCGAGTGAACAAGTACTTGAAAAGGCAGAACCACCCAGAGGCTGGTGAGGTGTTTGTGCGAGTGGTAGCCAGCTCGGACAAAACTGTGGAGGTTAAGCCTGGCATGAAGTCCAG GTTTGTGGACTCAGGCGAGATGGTGGAGAGCTTCCCTTATAGAACCAAAGCACTTTTTGCATTTGAGGAAATAGACGGAGTGGACGTTTGTTTCTTCGGCATGCATGTCCAGGAGTACGGCTCTGATTGCCCCTTTCCAAAtaccag ACGGGTTTACATATCATACCTCGACAGTATTCACTTCTTCAGACCACGTGTGCTAAGGACTGCAGTGTACCATGAGATCCTGATAGGCTACCTGGAGTATGTGAAGAAACTGGG GTATGTGATGGGTCACATCTGGGCCTGCCCACCCAGTGAAGGAGACGATTACATTTTTCACTGCCACCCTCCCGACCAGAAGATCCCCAAGCCCAAGAGGCTCCAAGAGTGGTACAGGAAGATGCTGGACAAGGCTTTCGCTGAGAGGATCCTACATGATTACAAG GACATTTTCAAACAGGCGACAGAAGACCGTCTGACCAGTGCCAACGAGCTGCCATACTTTGAGGGCGACTTTTGGCCTAACGTACTGGAGGAGAGTATCAAGGagctggagcaggaggaggaagaaaggaagaaggaggagaacaCTGCCTCCTCTGAGACGACAGAG GGAGCCCAAGCTGACAGCAAGAATGCCAAAAAGAAGAATAATAAGAAGACcaacaaaaacaagagcagCGTCAGCCGAGCCAACAAGAAGAAGCCTGGGATGCCGAATGTAGCCAATGACCTGTCCCAGAAGCTCTACGCCACCATGGAGAAACATAAGGAG GTGTTTTTTGTCATCCACCTCCACGCCGGGCCAGTCATCAACACCCTGCCACCCATTATGGACCCCGACCCTCTGTTGACCTGCGACCTGATGGATGGCCGCGATGCCTTTTTGACTCTGGCCAGGGACAAGCACTGGGAGTTCAGCTCACTGCGAAGATGCAAATGGAGCACGATGTGTATGTTGGTAGAGCTGCACAACCAAGGCCAGGACCGCTTCGTGTACACCTGCAACGAGTGCAAGCACCACGTAGAGACTCGCTGGCACTGCACCGTCTGTGAG GACTACGACCTATGCATTAACTGCTACAACGCTAAGGGCCACGAGCACCAGATGGTGAAGTGGGGCCTGGGCATAGATGACGACAGCAATGGTCAGGGCGGAGAGGCCTCCAAGAGCCCTCAGGAGAGCCGTCGTCTCAGCATCCAGCGCTGTATCCAGTCCCTGGTCCATGCCTGCCAGTGCCGCAACGCCAACTGCTCTCTGCCTTCATGCCAGAAGATGAAGAGGGTGGTTCAACACACCAAAGGCTGCAAGCGGAAGACCAATGGTGGCTGCCCTGTGTGCAAGCAGCTCATCGCTTTATGTTGTTATCACGCCAAGCACTGTCAGGAGAACAAGTGTCCTGTTCCCTTCTGTCTCAACATCAAGCACAAACTCcgtcagcagcagctgcagcacaggCTCCAACAGGCTCAAATGATGCGCCGCAGAATGGCCACCATGGCTGGAAGGGGTATGCCCATGCCATCGCCACCTACCTCAGCTGCCCCCGACACCCCCAACTCTGTGCAGCAGCCTAATACACCCCAGACCCCCCAGCCCATGCCCAACCAgccccaacaacaacaacaacaacaacaacaacaacaacaacaacagcagcagccaccAAACCCTGCCAACATTGCCCAAGGCTTCCCCAACAATGGCCGCAGCAGCCAGCCACCAACACCAGTGCCGCAGGGCAAACCAGGGCCTCAGTCATCCCCTCTCCATCAGCAGCAGTCACCTCTGCCGAACATGCCACACCAACAGCCGCCTCAGCCACAGCCGCCGccgcaacagcagcagcagcagcagcagcagcaacagcagccgCTGCTGGCAGCCCTGAAGGTGGCCCGACAGATCGAGATGGTAGCCAAGGCgaagcaacagcaacaacagcagcagcagcagaattaTGCCATGAACGGGATGCCCATGAACCACCCACGAATGATGGGGCCCATGCAGGGCCAGATGCAGATGATGCAGGGGCCACGGGGCCCCCAGGTGATGCAGGCTATGCAGCAGGGCCAGTGGGGTCCAGGGATGCAGAATCCCATGCAGAATCCCCAGGGTCCGCAGCCGCAGGTCCCTACACAACAAGGCCCCATGGCCCCTCAGCAGGCTCAGGGAAACCCCATGCCCCAGCAGGGCCCGCTCATGCAGAGGCCCATGATGCCCCAGCAGCAGGGTCTCCAAATGCCTGGGGTCATGCCTCCCCAGGGGCCCTCACAGCAGGGCATGAcaccacagcagcagaacaTGCCACGGGGGATACCTGGTAACATCGCCCCGAGTGCCCTGCAGGAATTACTGCGCACCCTCAAATCTCCCAGCTCTccccagcagcaacagcaggtcCTCAACATCCTCAAGTCGAACCCCCACCTCATGGCCGCTTTCATTAAGCAGAGGACAGCCAAATACCAGGCCACACAGccgcagcaacagcaacaggcCCAGCAGCAGAACGCTCAGGCCATGCTGGGGACCCAGGCAGGAATGCAGGCCATGGCAGCCATGGCTAACCAGGTGCAGAGGCCAGTGATGGCACCTCAGCAGCAGCCTCCTCAGCAGGCAGGGCCCCAGGGCATGGCAACCATGGGCCCCCAGGGCCAGATGATGAATGCTGCTCAAAATGGCAATCCCCAACTGTACCGCAGACAGCAGCTGTTCAGGATGcagcagatgcagcagcagcaggcacagcagcagcagcagggaggcATGCCCCAAGGCCACGGTCAGTTCCCACAGCAGCAGCCGGGGCCAGCAAGCTACTCCCAGCTCCGCATGCAGCAGCAAATGGCTATGCAAGGAGGTGGGGGGCCCATGGGACAACTCCCTCCCTCGACTCAAATGGGTCAACCTGGCATGGGCATGGACGGGCCCCAGAACCTCCTCCAGCAGCGCATGcttcagcagcaacagcagcagatgttAAAGCAGCAGATGGGCTCTCCAGCACAGGCTAACTCCATGAGTCCACAACCTCACATGCTCCAAGGCCAAGCCCAGGGAGGAGCTCACTTACCTGGCCAGACAATGGCAAACACCCTGGGAAACCAAGTACGTTCCCCGGCCCCAGTGCAATCGCCCCGTCCGCCTTCGCAGCAACCCCCGCATTCCAGTCCCTCCCCGCGGATACAGCCCCAGCCCTCACCTCAGCACGGCGCCCTCCACTCCAGCTCTCCCCACCCGAGCCTCGGAGGCCCCATGTCAGGCTCCATAGAGCAGGGCCACATGGGAACACCAGAGCAGAGTGCCATGCTCCCGCAACTTAACACACCAAACAGAGGGGGGTTGAGTAATGACATGGGTATGGTGGGTGACACGACGGGAGACACGCTGGAGAAATTTGTTGAAGGATTGTAG